One segment of Anguilla anguilla isolate fAngAng1 chromosome 1, fAngAng1.pri, whole genome shotgun sequence DNA contains the following:
- the LOC118221536 gene encoding restin homolog, with translation MEEFHQLSDSLITHLPEGWRPGHSLRETILLLLWVLTIWSTGITVKNRIYQWTKKKVARLSAERNAAMNEILDLQKKKEDLEDHFKSMQNTITSIIMDNRLLKESCKAYEERTLASDKLNRGLKIIMENKVKDLETEAEILKNSLKMTAKRLQQREGFLQQKLVQEKMIRQESEEKLNSEFKASEQKIKKMNTEHEEKESSYKNQFELLKKCLTDMTTLLHSTKFEHEMLKESSKAFQAMAVNSAKEIFRVKTIVEEERSAHHEEMNALKTQLNMVTIQAQETETTLQNTLAQEKALLQETEAKLKETDLDWEEKQGSDKAQIKELLEHLASTQKIASSAKSENEGLKESCKAFQQMVKDSTEEMLGLKENTMQEHSIHQNEIETLQKKLETMTIKMDEKETALLQKLAEEEARTAQVNGKFVAYKDDLIKVTKERQHFLKNEIRHFQGRAQDNLMAYRDAKNQLARERRKTADLQRRLDALNEKLALDATAQGGVQYNSERSTVDRYRQERQPAFRARRGNQKYFY, from the exons ATGGAAGaatttcatcagctgtccgACTCG CTCATCACCCACCTTCCAGAGGGCTGGAGACCAGGTCATAGCTTGCGAGAGACCATCCTACTCCTGCTATGGGTGTTGACAATATGGAGCACCGGGATAACT GTAAAAAACAGGATATACCAAT ggACTAAAAAGAAAGTTGCAAGACTATCTGCAGAAAGAAACGCTGCCATGAATGAAATTTTAGATCTGCAGAAAAAG AAAGAAGACCTTGAAGACCATTTCAAGAGCATGCAGAACACCATAACCTCCATCATTATGGACAACAGGCTTCTTAAA GAATCGTGCAAGGCGTACGAGGAGAGAACTTTGGCTTCAGATAAGCTGAATCGTGGATTGAAGATCATCATGGAGAACAAGGTGAAAGACCTGGAAACAGAGGCAGAAATCCTGAAAAACAGCCTGAAGATGACTGCCAAACGGCTGCAACAGAGGGAGGGCTTTCTACAGCA GAAACTTGTTCAGGAGAAGATGATTCGTCAGGAGTCAGAAGAAAAACTGAACTCAGAATTTAAAGCTTCTGAACAGAagataaagaaaatgaacacgGAACATGAAGAAAAAGAGAGTTCATACAAGAACCAG TTTGAGCtactcaaaaaatgtttgaCTGACATGACAACACTGCTGCACTCCACTAAATTTGAACATGAGATGCTGAAG gaaTCCAGCAAGGCCTTCCAGGCAATGGCCGTGAATTCGGCTAAGGAAATCTTTAGGGTCAAGACAATCGTTGAAGAGGAGCGTAGCGCACACCACGAAGAGATGAACGCCCTCAAGACCCAGCTAAACATGGTCACCATTCAGGCGCAGGAAACGGAGACCACTTTACAGAA CACACTTGCTCAGGAGAAGGCCCTCCTCCAGGAGACAGAGGCCAAATTAAAGGAAACTGATTTGGATTGGGAAGAGAAACAGGGATCAGACAAGGCTCAG ATCAAGGAACTGTTAGAACATCTGgcaagcacacaaaaaatagCATCCTCTGCCAAATCGGAAAATGAAGGGCTGAAG gagtcTTGCAAGGCCTTCCAGCAAATGGTGAAAGATTCGACCGAGGAGATGCTTGGGCTGAAGGAGAACACCATGCAGGAGCATAGCATCCATCAGAATGAGATTGAGACCCTCCAGAAGAAGCTTGAGACAATGACCATTAAGATGGATGAGAAGGAGACCGCTTTACTGCA GAAACTGGCTGAAGAAGAGGCCAGAACAGCCCAAGTGAATGGGAAATTCGTAGCGTATAAAGACGACTTAATCAAAGTCACTAAAGAGCGCCAACATTTTCTGAAGAATGAG ATTAGACATTTTCAGGGCAGAGCACAGGATAATTTG ATGGCTTATCGAGACGCTAAGAATCAGCTAGCCAGGGAAAGGAGAAAGACAGCAGATCTGCAGAGAAG ACTGGATGCACTGAATGAAAAGTTGGCTCTAG ATGCCACTGCTCAGGGAGGTGTTCAGTATAATTCAGAAAGATcg ACAGTGGATCGATACCGCCAAGAGAGACAGCCAGCCTTCAGAGCCCGTAGAGGgaatcagaaatatttttattaa